The genome window GGAGCTACTGCACCACGGATGAGGTATGGCAGGAGGAATATTGCTGCGTTCCGTCGGATGAGAAAACCGCTTTCATCCATTTTGCACTGATGGAGCCCTGTTATGGCCCGCCGGCAGAACTGAGTCCGCTTGACTCCCTTTATGCAGGCATTGATCTGGCACGATCGGGTGATCTAACCGTTATCTGGCGCCTGGTAAGCCGGAATAATATATTATATACAGTTGACCTGACCTGCATGAGGAATGAACTCTACAGCCGTCAGCTGGAAATCATTCTTCCGCTTCTGAGAGTTCCCGCGCTGAGGAGAGTCTGCGTTGATGCTGCCGGCCTTGGGGGAATGATGTCTGAACTGATCGAAAAAGAATTCGGCAGGGCCCGCGTTGAGAAAGTCACACCTTCTTCAAAAACAAATGAAGAACTTGCTTATGCAGTCCGCAGGCGTTTTGAGGACCGTACCATCATCATACCTTCCTCACCTGAAATCGCGGAGGATATTCACTCGGTAAAGAAGATTACCACCAGTGCAAAGAATATCCGCTACGATGCAAAAAGAAATGAAAGCGGACATGCAGACCGATTCTGGGCACTTGCGCTGGCAATCCATGCGGCAGAAAATGCTCCGCAGACAGGAGGTAAAATCCTGACCTCAGGCCGTACCATCAGGGGAAAACTGCTTGAAGGATTTAAATGAAATTCGTGGAATTCGTAAGATTCATTGCAACAGTTTCCAGCAAAGCGATGCACTTGATAAAAGGATATAAACGATGCGCCGGATAAAATCGAAAAGCTATTCAAAACTCTATGCCAGTTCGCTTTTACACTTTTTCCCCGGCGTAAGGGATTTTTATACCGGCAACATTACTCATTAATCTTCTATTGCTTCTATCCCCTGTTCTTTCAGCCGTTCAAGGTGATCTTTCATGGTTTTAAGCTGTTCAGGCGAGTGTCCCTGCCACTCTTTAACTTCACTAACCACTCTGAAAGGATGCATTGAGCGGTATGACTTTGTCGGGTTACCGGGGAATTTTTTATCCGTCAGGTTAGGATCGTCTTCAATGGGGCCCGTCGGCTCAACAATATATATTCTTCCCGGCCCTTCACCCTGTGCCAGTTCCGCACCCCAGATTGCCGCGTCAAGCGTGGCTGTCAGATAAATGTATTTTGCTTTTCGTCTGCTCCCGTAATTTGAATTGAAACCCGGTTCGATCATGTCTCCGGGTTGTAAGTCTGCCTTGGTGCCGTGATAAAAAATTTGCGCATAACGCTCATCTGACGAATCAATTGTTTTACTCATTTGCCTCTTATTCGTTTAGTTTGATGTGGTTAATATTTTTTCTGCCTGACGCTTTACATATTTCAGCGCTTCATTAGTGCAGTACGTCTGATACGGAACCGAAAACACCGGAGCAAGCAGCTGTGTTATCAGAATTCCGGGTTTTGAGAGGGTGTGAATTCTGAATACTGTTTTACCCTGAATCTCCTCAAGTGTAAACGTTGAAATACCTTTTTCAACATGTCCTTCCAGTGTTTCATAACTAAAACCTTTTTTATCCGGCTGATCAATGATTTCCTTAATTCTCACGCCAAATATGATTTTCTGTGAAAAGTTTCTCAGAGGAGGAAGGTATATCTGCTGTGCGATGGTATCACCGGCTCTCATTGTCCTTTTCTCGGCTTCCCACTCTGTTTTAAAAATCATTATAGCTGGCGGAAAGATTTGATAATTAAAAAGAAATTCGCCTTGCAGCGGGC of Ignavibacteriales bacterium contains these proteins:
- a CDS encoding DUF1990 family protein; its protein translation is MNYEVSRLTEKISEIEINSKAIPGPLQGEFLFNYQIFPPAIMIFKTEWEAEKRTMRAGDTIAQQIYLPPLRNFSQKIIFGVRIKEIIDQPDKKGFSYETLEGHVEKGISTFTLEEIQGKTVFRIHTLSKPGILITQLLAPVFSVPYQTYCTNEALKYVKRQAEKILTTSN
- the arr gene encoding NAD(+)--rifampin ADP-ribosyltransferase, translating into MSKTIDSSDERYAQIFYHGTKADLQPGDMIEPGFNSNYGSRRKAKYIYLTATLDAAIWGAELAQGEGPGRIYIVEPTGPIEDDPNLTDKKFPGNPTKSYRSMHPFRVVSEVKEWQGHSPEQLKTMKDHLERLKEQGIEAIED